GTGGTGTGTCTTTGCCCTATAATCAAGTCTCTAAGGCTGTTCCCCATGTAATTTTTGGCTCTGTATTTGTCTACTCAATTCCTTTGCCACTGTAATTTGTTTTCTGTATCTTGGTCATCCTCCccctaatttatttattttgtactTAATTCACTCTGAAGAGTTAGTCGTTTGCGCAATCTACTCACACTGAATACACAATTTGGAGTTCTGTTTCACTATTGCTTTTACTTTTAACACTTCAGCCGATTGACCGATTGACTAAATGTAATTCTGGATGAGAAGTGTAAACCAGAAACTGGCAACTACGTCCATTAACTtaaatttggaagaagagatgCATCTCCCTTCTTCTGAAATTTAGGGCTTGCTCACAACTGTTCAGTTTCTTATTGCTGGAAAGATAGCTAATAGCTGCTCTGTTTTTGTTCACGAGAAGGAATTGTTTGGACGGATTTTCTAAAGGAATCTCCTAACAAAGAGCAAATTTGTTCTAAACGATGCTTTTTGTAAAGCATGGTATGGAGATGACCTAAGCTAAGCAAgcagaaaaaaaagatgaaactTTAGAATGCTCTTTCATCATTGAATTTCACAAAACGCTCTCGATCTTGACAGGGATTACACGGAGAGTGAAACATCCTTTCGagttcctcctctctctcaacCTTTCAACTTCAGAATAAGAGCAAGGACAACGAGAATAAAGAGAATACCACCCGGAGAACCTCCCACTCTATGAATCCAGTAATGATCGAACGTTGCAAAGCTCTTGTCCATGAAAGGCAACAAGGCAATTGCGAAGATTAGCATCAAGAGCAGCAGTGGCAGCCAGGCAGAAAAGTCGAACAAACTAGCTtcgtcttcctcttcctcctctgccGCAGGATTCCGGTCAATGAATAGCGGCGAGGCCACAGCCACAATTGCCAATCCTATGGCCACTAGCCTCTCATACGACGAGAACCTGCTCCTCTGGGAAGAAACAGTCGATCCATTCTCCATGGAACAGACACGCAGAGAGGTTTCTGAGAAACTAACTTGGTTGTCCTTCTTCCTTGATGCAACATATAGGTGGTGCCCTAGAGACTGGTTTTACGGGAATCTTTGCTTTGCTGGATATGGCAACAAAGTTGGTCTGCACAAACTAATGAGGTTATGAGCTGACTggaatcttttcttcttttccatagATGCCCTAATGGAAAAGATACATTGTGCTGTTTCTTCTAGTGCTGTTGTTGCGTCCAAAATCGTTGTGCTTCGATCATTGGTGACTGTTGGAATTTAAGAACTCATATAACTATCTAGTTTGACTCTATGGATTGCCTTTTCCAGGAGAAGTAACTCTCTGCAATCTGTCAATCTGCAGATTATATTCAGCTTACAGACATAAAATGGTGGGCATCTTCCGTTTTTCAAGCAACTACTGGCTCAGGACAATAATTGACGAACTTGACGACCCAGCACCATCCGTTTGAGCCTTCAGGAAAAGGATCTTCTTTACCTTTAACAATTCGATTTTGCCAAGGAATCATTGAAGACCTGTAGGAACCCTGCATCATGTCAGAAAACTTGCAGTCTACAGCTTCAACGGGAAGCTTAAATTTCCACGTTGCCTGAGATTTTGAGAATCGTCCATAGTGGAAGCAGGACGGATTCTGCAGAATCCGATTCTTACTGAAATTCTCCGTAGAACTCCGTGACCAGGAAGTCAGAAACCATGCGCAATATTTATAAAAGGAATATCTAACAAACCCCTGCCATAGCTTGTGAATCAAAAGCACGAGTGAACTACTCAATGTGAACCCGGTGTGTATTCAATGAGGCCTCTGCACATTATTAGAGGCTGTGCCATGTCAAATACAGTCGCAGGCAAATTATGCGCTTCAATCGATAAGGAAAATAGGTGGGAAAAGAGCTGTCTATGCAGTCGCGATATGTTTAACTCGAGGGGGTACAAACAGTTGAATCTTGTGCTTGAATAGCAAAATACTACAGCAAAGTGAGCATTATTATCTAGAGAATAACATGATCAAAGCATACTTAGTTTTCAGGGTTTGTTGATACATAAAGAATATCGAGGAGCAAAAACAGCGACCGACGGAAAAATTGGCCTAAAAAGGATTAGTTGTGCTCTTTTGCTTGTGCCCGTGCAGCCGTCTCATCCATTTCTTCTGGGAAGTTGTCGCGGAGCTGATGCAAGATGCGGCATTTTCATGAGATGCTAATGTTGGAGGAAGCTCCGCAGGAGAGCGGCGGCGGTACTGGTGAAGACATTTAGGACGAGAAACGCCAGGATCGGAGAGAAGTCCAAACTCCCTCCGAGCGGCGGTATGATCCCACGGAATATGTTCAAGTACGGGTCGCACAAGGTGCTGCGACAAAGCATCAAATATTATTCCAAATCAACGACTTAAGTAGACGATGCAAAGTCGATCTTCCCAATCACACCTCGTGTAATCTAAAATTTGATCCCGCCACGCGAGAGACGGACCTGAGAGGGCTGACGATGGCCGGAGGAGCATTCGGGAACCAAGTCAAGACAAGCCTGGCGACCAACAGGGTGTTGTAGATGTTCAGGAAATTCGATATGCCATTGGCCACCACAAGCCCCGCCATCGAGTCACCACCGGGCAAGACCGCGGCGAAGTTGTGACCCGACGGCAAGATCACATTCCCAAAGTTCCTGCAGTGAATCTGAAGTGAAGTTCAAAATTCACGGTCATGCGCACCATAAGAGACCAACAGAAAGTACCAATTCAGAACCAGTTCAAGAATTCAGGACCAACAATACCTTAATGGGTATTGCCGGACATGCTCGCATTGAATACCCAAGTGGCGAATAACTAGAATTTACAATGTTTCATGGAGCGACCAAGTCGGATTACCTCTCGGCAGATACTGCGGAAGTCGGAGTGCAAGGAGAGGACTTTCCTGACGACCGGGCTCCGCGACGCGAAGGCGTGGAGGAATCCGAGGCACCCGTCGGCCGCCGAGGCGACCGACTGGCGGAGGGCGTCGAGGCCAAGGAGATGGCTGTGGctgtggcggcggcggtggtggtggggcTTGATCGCGGGGCTGAACGATGAGGGAAGCGCGAGCAGGGTTTGGACGTTCCCCGCCGAGAGGAACGCGCGCTTGGGCCCGTAATTCTGCTGGGTCTCGTCGGAGGAGGGCGACAACGGCGGCGGCTCCGCTGGCGAAGCCATTTGCTCGGCGGCGAAGCTCGCTTAGCTCCGGCcgatgagagagaaagagagggaggcggGGAAATGAAGCTGATGCTGATGCTGGTGATGATAAAACCGGATAtttaggagagagaaagaaagctGTCGTTCGGAGTCCGGACTGCCCACGTGGCGTGCAACTGTTCATTGACGACGCATTGGGCTTTGGGCCTATGGTTTCACCCTGCGCCGTCGAGAGAGTCCGAGACTTTTGGGCCCATTGGTGTACCCAGCAACCGCGGCCCataaaacccgacccgacccggcgGCACACGTGAGATAGGGCCGAGCATTTATTCCGATTCCTGAAACCGGACCGGATGGCCAATTCAAgaccggttcccaattccagGTCCAGGACTCTAAATCGGACCGGGAGTAATTCTAATTCCTATCTTTTAGACATCTCTTGTTGCCGTgtctttctctcattttttttttcatctcacggttctctcttgctttctttcGTTTAATGTTAAGTTTGGTCACGAGTGGCACTCAAGCCTACACAAGGCCTGGTTCTATTTTTGCAGCCTCATTCCGAACAAAAATTCATGGCCCATTGATAAGTTGCTTcaaaaattatactttttaaaaaggaTAATGACACAATAGTTCATGAATTTGGTGCTAATATGTAATGTGgcctataaatttttaatttatttgatataatcCGTGAAATTTAACTTAATGTCTGTAATGTAAtatttaaactttcaatttgtttaatatgtcTCCAtaacaaatgatcaatttaTTAATGGGCGAACTTTATGGACTTTGGGTACATatcaaattttcctttaaattataGTACAatgtttaatattttatttctatattaaatatgtatcaaaagaTAATAGATCATACATACGACGGGTCGCATGCTAGTTAGATAAGAGTTCCCATAAAATCTATTCGGACGGAGGAGTTTCCCGTAAAGTCTAAACGTTTAGAGTTTACCCATGGTGGGCGGCTTCggggtttcaaaaaaaaaaaatagataatgttaaataataaaaaacattaGGCATCACATTAcacttttttgccaaaattaggggatcatttatgttatttttaataATCGAAGGTCCGGATTCGTGCGCCGCTGTCACGTGCGGAAATTCGTGTCAGGAACGGTAACTTGGACGTGCCAGCCTGGCAACTGCGTGGCCGGTAGAATCTCCTCCGCCACCATCTTGACCACTGACCACAAGTTGCGTTGACCCCACCTCCCAGCAGCCTTCCGGATAAAGCATTCCCACGTGTCGCCTCTGttgaccaccaccaccaccaccaccttaaaaaaaatcaaccgCCGTcccccacctcctcctcctcctcctcctcctcgtccgcCCATCTCCACCGTCTCCTCCTCATCGTCCGCCCATCTcccccgtctctctctctctctctctctctctctccgatgACTACGGACCTACTGAAGCTCTCGTCTCATCGCACGCTCCGCTTCGCCGCCAATGGCGGCGACCGGAgcagcctcctcctcctccgccaccagcaccgccacctcctcctccccccGCGGGGCGGCGCCGCCACCCGCTCCCGCTGCACTTCGGCTCCCGAGCTCCTCGCCTCGTCCTCTCCAACACTCTCGAGGCCAGCCGCCCGGCTCCGGCTGCACCAGAGAAGAAGCCCGAGCGGGGCGACACGTCGGTCCTCCTCGACGTCTCCGGCATGATGTGCGGCGGCTGCGTCTCCCGGGTCAAATCGGTCCTCTCCGCCGACGCGCGCGTGGAATCCGCCGTGGTCAACATGTTGACCCAGACCGCGGCGGTCAAGCTGAGCCCGGAGGCGCTGGGCGGCGGCGACTCCGCGGCCGGGGTCGCGGAGAGCCTCGCCGGGAGGCTGACGGAGTGCGGCTTCCCGTCGAAGAGGAGGTCGTCGAAGATCGGGGTGGCGGAGAACGTGAAGAAGTGGGAGGACatggcgaagaagaaggaggagctgCTCACCAAGAGCAGGAACCGCGTGGCGTTCGCCTGGACTTTGGTGGCGCTGTGCTGCGGATCGCACGCCTCGCACATACTGCATTCGCTCGGGATTCATATAGCTCATGGTGAGTATTTCGAGCTTGTCGCATCTTCGTAATGAATCGATCTAAGGTCGCTGATCTTCTTGAGTGAAATCTGCATTTGAATTGCGTGTTCAGGATCATTCTGGGAGTTTCTTCATAATTCGTATGTTAAAGGGGGGTTGGCTTTGGGAGCTCTTCTTGGACCAGGAAGAGGTTAGTCGACAATTCCCTTCTCTTCCACTCCCATAATCGCAGAATTCCTGTACGTAATGTTGTATATTTGGACATCCGATGCCTCTGTAAAGGCTGATAGGTGACTGGGTCGTTGTCCGAATATAGATAGTTTGCAGAGTGAATCATGCAGCTCTAGATTTTAAGAATAAGATCTTGTGCAGACTTGCTCTTCGACGGTCTAAAGGCCTTCAAGAAGGGATCTCCGAATATGAACTCGCTCGTTGGATTCGGATCGCTTGCAGCCTTTCTAATCAGTTCGGTGAGGCTTTTGGTGGATAGGTTTTGGTGTTTGGCCTGTTTTTCTGGTTTTGTGGCTTCCTTGAAAATTAAATGgtcgttttttttctttttcaccgtAGGTCTCCCTTCTGAACCCTGGGCTCGACTGGGATGCATCTTTCTTCGATGAGCCGGTGATTTGCTATCTTTTATGAGTTTGTGCTGCTTCCTTTCCATGTTTATACCTAATGTCAGGCGGCCTGTGAGAAGCTACTCATGTTGGATGCATGTTATGGCCACTCAATTTTTACTGTTTTGTTTGAATCATTTGGTAATGTCATTTCTAAAAGCCATAATActgataaaaaataatctcaAAATCTCGATGAGGATCTTTGCAGCAAGCCTATTTAAGCTGCACTAAGATATACTGTTTCATGCTCACATATATGACACATCTTTCTCACGAAAGACAATAGATAAATGTCTCACACAAGGCTATTTATTTTTAGCATGCAGGTCATGCTTCTTGGCTTTGTGCTCCTGGGACGTTCCCTAGAAGAGAAGGCAAGAGTCAGCGCATCCAGTGATATGAATGAACTTCTAGTAAGTCAAAATCTTCTCTATATCATTTTTACATGAAACATTTGAACAGGATGATGCACTTTGAGATCTGGTTATGTTAAACTACGCTTTAGTCTAGGTTGGTATGTGCAAGGAATCTTCAAAGTGAACATCACAAATTTGATTACTCCCAGATACTATTTTAACGTCATGTTTTATTTTGATCTGTTAATAAAATGTTATAGATCTGCCAAATTAAACTTTTCAGCTTGTCATTGATTTCACCTTAACTGAATGGCAGACatttccttatttaaaatataatctgTTAATGCAGTATCCTCAGGCTAAATGTTCCACTTGCTCCTCGTTGTTGATCTTTCCACAAGTTCTTATGCCTTTGTGAAACAATGAATCTGGTTGGGCAGTTGGATGCTCATAATATGGAGTTCCCTAATGCACTTTGTCCAGTTTCTCATATATGCACAAGAGGCATTTCGGAAGCACCTTCTGATTAGACTCCTAAACATATCTGTATCATGTCTCATCTATCCTAGGTTCTATGCTAAGTGACTATAGAAGGGCACACATATTTGAATTACTTTCTGAAGTACTTGGGCTGTACTGATTATCCTATCCTGATTAATGTTGAATGTTTTCcagtgttttttttctttttttatccttgACTGTACATCGCTGTGATTTCTATATATCCTGGGTATTATTTCACAGTATAAGACTGATCGATGCTGGTAATTTGCAGTCATTGATATCCACTCAGTCTCGACTGGTCATTACTTCCTCAGAAAGTGATCTCTCTGCTGATAGTGTACTTTGCTCTGAAGCATTATGCATTGAAGTTCCAACAGATGATATTCGTGCTGGTGATTCTGTGCTGGTATTGCCTGGGGAGACCATTCCTGTGGATGTGAGTGTCTAGTAACCTTGTGAAGTTATGATTCAAATGAATACGCCTCATGGGCAATAGATGTTGTAATGGTCTTTACCTTAGTATGAGAGTACCTTTGTCCTGGTGAATATTTTGATTCAACTTATTCATCCTGCTTCTGTTGAATAACCTTCGCTATGGTCATCTGGTacaatgaaattttcaatttgctttACCGAAGTATCTTTCACAAATGTTCAATCTTTATGAAGGATTGCAGTTGTAGTGGCCCTTTAGATTAGTATGGTGCTACATTACTTGTGTAAATATACTTCTATCGAACCAGCAAACCAGTGATCCAGGCATAGTCGGTGTTACACTTTTAACCAGTAGATTGTGTAGCATATCTCATAGATATATATTTCTTAGCTCAAGTCCGGTGCTTGCTTTACAGGGGAAAGTTCTTGCCGGAAGAAGTGTTGTTGATGAATCCATGCTTACTGGAGAATCACTTCCtgttttcaaggaaaaaggtCTCAGGGTCTCAGCAGGAACAATAAACTGGGTAAAGTTTTGCATTCATAGCTTATTACTCATTTTAACTCTAACGACAAGGGAACTTGATTTCCACTTATCTTACTAATAATGTCCATGATGCCATGCCTAATTATCCTGAGACAAACAGTCTGGCCTTTCATGCTTGACTAACAAAGAAATCATGCAGTGATATTTCAGGCAATTATTTTGTAATGAGCTTCTTCGGAGGACTTGCCATTTATAGTTGACCTTTAATGTTCTTAATGGTGGACATTTCTTCTGTACTTATTTTCAGGATGGTCCTTTACGAATTGAAGCCACTACGACTGGTTCCAATTCAACGATATCCAAGATATTCCGCATGGTTAGTACAAGACTTTCTGTGTTGATGTTAGGATATTCTGACATTTAACTTTACCTCAAATCCAGTTTTTGACTCTCATTTATCCTTATAATGCATTATGGCTGTGACATGGGTGACATCCAGCTTTACCTTTCGACCCTGGGCATTAGCATAATACCGGCACAATTTTAGTGAAAATAATACAATTGGCACCATAAAAGCAtggatttttttccttatatagTTGTCCAGGATCTTTAAAAGTAGGTGAAGAAAAGGTACAGAGAAAATTCAGTTCAAAAGGAGAGGAACAGATggacttaaaaaagaaaatgcatgacGACTAGTAATGCAAGGGAGAAGCAGAATGGGCAAATGAAGAAAGACAGGGTAGATAGACTGAAACAGGAGCAGGAAAAGGTCTGGATTAAAGAAACTGAGGAAGTGTGATGTATGACTTATGAATCAACTGATAGAAGTAAGTTAGGGAAACGAGTTCATCAGATTTCACGTGTCAATCAAGCTTCACAATAATGCCTGAAGTTGCTGTTGTGATCTTTTTTGCATCCATTGAAGCCAACAGATGAGTCTTTGTTTATATTCCACTTCGATGCTCTGCCACACTCTTCTCATTCtgtttttccctctttttaactGTCAAGAGTTTTTTTGTGAGGTTAACATTGTTTCTAACATATATTATGTCAGGGTCACGATTCACCCAAATCTTTAATCATGGAGCTAAAAACACGCATCGAAATTCAATGATTATGGCCTTTGACAAAGcgttacaaaaatttctaaaacaaagtTAAGGAATTGGTGAAAAGCATggattatttgataattttgtcaattaatttATGACGGATGAACGAATTTAAGCTTTATCATGTGCAATGTTTTGGGATATTTTAAACTTATGCTGCCAGGTATAGAGTCAGAGAGACAACAATGCACTAAAGGTTTTTCTTTCAAGCTTCTAGGTTGAGGATGCTCAAGCTCGGGAAGCACCCATACAAAGACTTGCAGATGCAATAGCTGGACCATTTGTGTACACTATAATGACCCTATCAGCGGCAACTTTTGCTTTCTGGTAGGTTCACTCATTTAATGTTTTCCATCACCAGACATGCTATATGCATTGTGAGAACTGTTATTGGGGATTCTGGTCTATAATATTCCTCCTGAATATGGGTCGCAATATAATGAGGCAGTCCATCTTGAAGTATTCTGAGTGAAACGTACCATGACTAGTGTTGTCTATCCTTTGTAAAGAGGTGCTATCAATAACCTATGTAAtgtgtttaccttcttttttaGGTACTACATCGGGACACACATTTTTCCTGATGTCTTGCTTAATGATATTGCTGGTCCAGATGGAGATCCCTTGCTCTTAAGTTTGAAGCTTTCTGTGGATGTCCTGGTGTGTAATAGTCTTGAAAACCTTATGTCCCATTATATTTTCGTTGGAGTTCAAATTGTgtttttttgaacaaatttaatattattacaATCCACGTTCAGAGGCAAGATGGTAGAAATACCATGGGTAAGATTTTCATGAGTTTCTTCTGCCAGGGTTGTAATGATCTGATTCGTTCCTGAATACCAGAACTTTGCCAGCTAAACATAATTAGAGTAACTAGTACCGTGTACTTCATGAAAATTGGCAGTCTCCATGTGATGCAGCTCACAGAACTCCTACTGCTTAATCTTTCCACTTAGTTGGATTAATACACTCCAGTGAAGACTGCAAAACGTATCACTTAAGTTTCTTCCATCAATATTGCTGTGCTCTGAATCTTTTAGCTGATAATCCTGTGTGTAAAAGTTTTTTCTTCTGCGTGCCTCTCCAGGTGGTCTCCTGCCCTTGTGCATTGGGCCTTGCAACACCAACAGCAATCTTGGTTGGCACATCTCTTggtaatttcttttctttcgtgATTGATCTCATAAATGAAAGAGTCATACACTTGCAAGAAAGTAAATGGTGCTGCTAATTGctatgatttctttttcatt
This genomic stretch from Eucalyptus grandis isolate ANBG69807.140 chromosome 3, ASM1654582v1, whole genome shotgun sequence harbors:
- the LOC104436350 gene encoding uncharacterized protein LOC104436350; amino-acid sequence: MENGSTVSSQRSRFSSYERLVAIGLAIVAVASPLFIDRNPAAEEEEEDEASLFDFSAWLPLLLLMLIFAIALLPFMDKSFATFDHYWIHRVGGSPGGILFILVVLALILKLKG
- the LOC104436351 gene encoding LOW QUALITY PROTEIN: ylmG homolog protein 2, chloroplastic (The sequence of the model RefSeq protein was modified relative to this genomic sequence to represent the inferred CDS: inserted 1 base in 1 codon) yields the protein MASPAEPPPLSPSSDETQQNYGPKRAFLSAGNVQTLLALPSSFSPAIKPHHHRRRHSHSHLLGLDALRQSVASAADGCLGFLHAFASRSPVVRKVLSLHSDFRSICREIHCRNFGNVILPSGHNFAAVLPGGDSMAGLVVANGISNFLNIYNTLLVARLVLTWFPNAPPAIVSPLSTLCDPYLNIFRGIIPPLGGSLDFSPILAFLVLNVFTSTAAAXPAELPPTLASHENAASCISSATTSQKKWMRRLHGHKQKSTTNPF
- the LOC104436352 gene encoding copper-transporting ATPase PAA2, chloroplastic — encoded protein: KSTAVPHLLLLLLLLVRPSPPSPPHRPPISPVSLSLSLSLSDDYGPTEALVSSHAPLRRQWRRPEQPPPPPPPAPPPPPPPAGRRRHPLPLHFGSRAPRLVLSNTLEASRPAPAAPEKKPERGDTSVLLDVSGMMCGGCVSRVKSVLSADARVESAVVNMLTQTAAVKLSPEALGGGDSAAGVAESLAGRLTECGFPSKRRSSKIGVAENVKKWEDMAKKKEELLTKSRNRVAFAWTLVALCCGSHASHILHSLGIHIAHGSFWEFLHNSYVKGGLALGALLGPGRDLLFDGLKAFKKGSPNMNSLVGFGSLAAFLISSVSLLNPGLDWDASFFDEPVMLLGFVLLGRSLEEKARVSASSDMNELLSLISTQSRLVITSSESDLSADSVLCSEALCIEVPTDDIRAGDSVLVLPGETIPVDGKVLAGRSVVDESMLTGESLPVFKEKGLRVSAGTINWDGPLRIEATTTGSNSTISKIFRMVEDAQAREAPIQRLADAIAGPFVYTIMTLSAATFAFWYYIGTHIFPDVLLNDIAGPDGDPLLLSLKLSVDVLVVSCPCALGLATPTAILVGTSLGAREGLLVRGGDVLERLASVDYVAFDKTGTLTEGKPTVSAVASLSYSESEVLRMAYAVERTALHPVAKAIVNEAEAMNMSLPVTRGQLSEPGYGTLAEVDGHLVAVGSLDWVHERFHRRPDLSDILNLEKAVMRQLSKRVSPSKDSQTVVYVGREGEGIIGAIAISDRLRQDAKSTVARLQEKGIKTILLSGDREEAVAKIAQTVGIGHESINASLTPQQKSDVILALQAAGNRVAMVGDGINDAPSLASADVGIALPIEAQETAASDAASIILLRSKLSQVVEALDLAQATMGKVYQNLSWAVAYNVVAVPIAAGVLLPQFDIAMTPSLSGGLMALSSIFVVTNSLLLRLHGSRGNRGQ